From the genome of Leptospira koniambonensis:
TTGAGGTTAGATCTTCGTTTATTCTTCCATTAACTTCTTTAAGAGAAGTGGGGGAAAGGATGTATAGAGGAGCAAAGTTTAATAAGGCGGATGAAAAAACTCCTGAGTTTTATTTAGCATATTTGGTGATCCATCCTCAAAACGAAAAAATTTACGAAGTAGGATTCACTTATAGATCTTTCAGGGAATATTTACATTCTCCTTCTTTGGTATTGGTGATCTGCCTTTTGGTGATGGTCGTTACTATCAGCTTTGGATTTAGATTCTTCTTTCATAATGCAATCGTAAAACCTATGGAAGACGTTGTGGTTGGATTGACCGAAGTTAACTCTGGAAATTTGGAATATAGATTAGTCCCAAGAGTAGAAGATGAAATCGGTTTTATTGCGAGATCTTTTAATAGGATGGCAAGATCTATTCAGGCAGCCAGAAAAAGATTAGAGCAGTATGCTAACGAATTAGAAGAAAAAGTAAAAGATCGAACCAAAGAATTGGAACAAACTTTGAATGAGGTTCAGGAATTAAAACAACAACAGGACGCTGATTATTTTTTAACTTCTCTTTTAATCAAGCCATTAGGTTCGAATAAGGCAAATCAAGAAAATGTAAAGGTCGAATTTCTTTTAAAACAAAAGAAAAGATTCACTTTTAGAAAGCATGAAGATGAGATCGGTGGAGACTTAAATATCTCTAATCATATAGATTTGCAGGGGAGGTCCTATACTGTATTCTTAAATGGGGACGCCATGGGTAAGTCTATGCAGGGTGCAGGAGGTGCATTGGTTCTCGGATCTGTTTTTGAATCCATTGTTGAAAGAACAAGAGTAGTAGACACAATCAAAAAACAATCTCCAGAGAGATGGTTAAAAAACGCATTTATCGAATTACATAAAGTTTTCGAAAGTTTTGACGGGTCTATGCTTGTCTCCTCGGTTATTGGTCTTGTGGATGATGAACTTGGAATATTATATTATATTAATGCAGAACATCCTTGGACGGTTTTGTATCGAGATGGAATAGCAAGTTTTATAGAGAATGAGTTTATGTTCCGGAAACTAGGAACTACTGGTGTGGAAGGGACTATTTTTATTAAAACTTTTCAGTTAGAACCTGGGGATTGTATCTTTGTAGGATCTGACGGTAGGGACGATATTATCCTGGGAATGGATTCTGATGGAGATCGGATTATCAATGATGACGAAAAATTATTCTTAAACTCTGTGGAAAAGGGGAGAGGAGATCTCCAAGAAATATATAATGTGATCCTGAATATTGGTAAATTGAGTGATGACCTTTCACTCATCCGATTATCTTTTGCTGGAAATGGAAGGCATACAATTCAGCATGATGAAAAGAGACAAAGGATCAAAGAATTGCTTAGGAGCGCAAAAGAGACCTTCTTAAATAAAGATACACAAGAAGCGCTCAGTTATTTAGAAGAGGCAGAATCTCTGGATAGCAGAGTCCCAGAGGTGAAAAAGAATTTTATAAAACTATTCTTAAAATTGAAAGATTATCAAAAGGCAGCCAGATACGCGGAAGATTATTTTAAGATGAATCCTATTGATAGCGAGATCTTGTATGTGGCTTCCTTTGCAGCTAGAAAGGCAGGTCAGATCAGAAAGGCTCTGGATTTTAGCGAGCGACTTCGTTTGAGAGAACCTTCTCATATTAAAAATCTAACCAATCTTGCTGAGATCTATATAGCAGTTAAAAATTTTGATAGAGCAGATTCTATATTAAACGAAGCGATCCGTTTGGATCCATCCAACGAATCTGTTTTGAAGGTAGGAGAACTTTTGAAAAAATATTTGGATAGGCTTTCAAATGGAAACGGACAATCTAAAGAACCCTAGATTGTCCGGCCTATGTTTTATTATTTTTTAATATGATATCCTGTCTTGAACATCCAAGCCACAACGCATAGACAAGAAATTAAGAAAAGTGAGATCATAGTTAGACTGATCTCAAGGCTTACATCACCGATCTCATAAAAGCTCCATCTAAATCCGCTGACCAAATATAGGATCGGATTGAATAAAGTTACAGTCTGCCAAAAAGGAGGGAGCATATTTGCAGAATAGAAACTTCCCCCTAAGAAAACCAAAGGAGTGATGACGAGCATTGGGATCACTTGCAACTTTTCGAAATTATCGGCCCAAATACCTATTATAAACCCGAATAGACTGAAAGAAACACAGGTAAGTATCAAAAAGAAGACCATCAAGAATGGATGAGCGATCTTTATTTCTACAAACAAAGAAGCAGTAGCGAGCATGATGGATCCTAAGATCAAAGACTTGGTTGCGGCAGCTCCCACGAAACCGATTACTGCTTCCATGCTAGAGACAGGGGCGGATAAAATTTCGTAGATGGTTCCAGTAAACTTAGGGAAATAGATCCCGAAAGAAGCGTTAGAAATACTTTCGGTCAATAGTGAAAGCATGACGAGTCCTGGCACAATAAATGAGCCGTAAGAAACTCCGTTTACTTCTTGGATCCTGGAGCCTATCGCAGAACCGAAAACGATAAAATACAAAGAAGTAGAAAGAACAGGCGACGCAATACTTTGCATCAATGTTCTTCTTGTTCTTGCCATTTCGAAAAAATAGATGGCTTTGATTGCGTTCAGATTCATTTGGATTCCTTCACTAATTGTACGAAAATTTCTTCCAAACTGCTTTGGGTTGTATTCAAGTCCCTGAATTCAATTCCGGACTTTTTCAATTGTTCTAAGAAGCTTGCGATCCCGGTCTGTTTTTCCTGGCCGTCATAGGTGTATAATAATTGTTTCCCTTCATTCTTTAGTTCTAATTCGTAACCGTTAAAATTATTTGGGATACTTTGGAGAGGGGAAACAAGATCAAGTAGGATCTGTTTTTTTCCAAGCTTATGCATTAGTTCGGTTTTCTTTTCTACAAGGACTAGTTCCCCCTTGTTCATGATACCGACTCTATCTGCGATCTCTTCTGCTTCTTCGATATAATGTGTAGTGAGAATAATGGTAACACCTTTGTCTCTAAGAGCTCTCACTACATTCCACATATCTTTTCTGAGCTCTACATCGACGCCTGCGGTTGGTTCATCTAAAAATAAAACCATTGGTTCATGTGATAATGCTTTTGCGATCAAGACCCTTCTTTTCATTCCGCCAGATAAGGTCATGATCATCTGATCTTTTTTTTCTAAAAGAGAAAGGGACTTTAGAAGTTCATCGATATAATCTTTGTTAGGTGATTTTCCGAATAGGCCCCGGCTGAAATTCGTAGTAGTTAAAACAGATTCAAATGCATGAACAGTAAGCTCTTGCGGGACAAGACCGATCATAGATCTAGTCTTTCTGTAATCTTTGATAATATCGTAACCGCCTACGGACACAGAACCCGAAGTCGGATTGACTATCCCGCAGATGATCGAGATCAGAGTGGTCTTTCCTGCACCATTTGGGCCTAAGAGTGCGATGATCTCTCCTTTTTCAATATCCAAGTTAATGTTTTTTAAAGCTTGGAATCCATTGGAATAGGATTTGGAGAGGTTTTGGATGGAAACAATTGGAGAGTTGGAGTTCATGCGATTCCTTCAAACCGTTCAATAAATTATTCGATTATCCAAAATACAAAACTCAAAGATATTGGCCCACACCAATTTTAGAAGATAGAATGGTTTTGTGGACCAATGGAGATTGGTCGGTTTCCACCAAATGGAAACCGCATGTTGGAATTCCTACAAGTTTAGAAAAAAGATCAGTTACGACCTTGTTTCTCTCTTAAATAAATATAGTATGCAGCTCCTACTGCCACACCAGGAACCACTCCGAGTAGAAGAGCGATCCATCCATTTTTAACTCCTTTTGTTTTTGCTTCGTATACGATCCAAGCAGCGAGAACAAGCCAGGTAAAAATTATATCTAAAGCATAAGCGCTTGAGAATGGATTAACGAATCCCCCTAAAAACGCACCGATCACATCAAAATTTTGTGATAAAGGTGGAAGCACTAAATACAAAAAGCCTGCGGTAAACACAGAGCCAAGGATAATCAGTATATTTCTAAATGTCGAAAGGTTCATTTTATTCTCTTGGTTAAAAATTTAATAACAAAGAGTAAGAATTTTTGTAAAGAAGGCCAGAGAAATTTTACTTTAGGAATAAAAACTCTAGAAAAGATCTTAAAAAACCGGATTGGCAAAAACTGGATCTGATCCAAAAAGGAAATTGTCCAAATGTCCGATCTACAAGAATTAAAAAAAATATTCGGGGTTTCCGAATTCAGGTCTTCTCAAGAAAAAATTATTAGGGATGTTTTAGAAGGGAAAAACTGCCTAGTGATCATGCCTACTGGGATGGGCAAATCTTTATGTTATCAATTGCCCGCATTGGCATTGGAGGAGCTGACAGTCGTAATTTCTCCATTGATTGCACTTATGCAGGATCAAGTGGATAAGCTGAAATCTTTGGGAATAGATGCAGAATTTGTGAACTCTTCCATTTCTAAAGAAGAGCGTAATCTTCGTTATGAAAACTTAAAGAATGGAAAGTATAAAATTCTTTACGTTTCCCCAGAGAGATTTCGTAAATTTCATTTTTTAGAAATTTTTAAGACTAGAAAAGTTTCTTTATTGGTTGTAGATGAGGCACATTGTATCAGCCAATGGGGACATGACTTTAGGCCGGACTATACTAAAATTTCAGAATTCAGAAAGATCCTAAAAAATCCTAGGATCATCGCTTTGACTGCCACAGCGACAAAAGAGATCCAAAAGGATATAATCAAACAGATTGGATTATCTGAATCAGACATTCAGGTTTATAACGAAGGAATTTCTAGACCAAATCTTTATTTAGAAGTTAGGACTTTTGTAGATTCTTCTTCTAAGGCAAAGGAATTGATCTCTTACTTAAAAAATTTGAAAGGTAATACGATTGTATACTTCAACCTGATCAAAAATATAGAAAAGTTTTCAGAACTTTTGGATGTAGAAAAGATCCGGTATAGAATGTATCATGGATTATTATCTCCTGATAAAAGAAGAAAGATACAAAGTGATTTTCTAAATTCGAAAGACACTTTACTTTTAGCTACGAATGCATTCGGAATGGGTGTTGATAAAGCGAATATTCGCACAATCATTCATGCGGAACTACCTTCTTCCTTGGAATCTTATTATCAGGAAATAGGAAGAGCAGGAAGAGATGGTAATCCTTCCGACTGTCTTTTGTTTTATAACCAAGATGACCTAACTGTTCTTATGGATTTTATTGAATGGCAGAACCCTGATGAGAATTTTATGATCCGAGTGCATCGTGTCTTGAAATCTGTGGGAGAAAAACTTTCTTCTCTTGAGTATGAGGAATTGCAGGCCATGGTAGTTCATAAAAATCGGGGAGACCATCGTTTACAGACTGTCCTTAATCTTTTCGAAAGACATGGAGTTACTTCGGGCGATCTGGAAAGAAAGTCTCTTGTTTTACGTGGAGAATTACCTGACGTTCTAACGGATCCGAAAGTTTTAGAAGAAAGAAAAAAAGCCAGCTTGAATCGATTGTATCAGATGCTTATGTATTTAAAGTCTGAGAAATGTAGAAGGGAATTTTTATACGAATATTTTGGAGCAAGTTTCCATACTTGCGAAAATTGTGATATTTGTTCTAAAAATTAAACTCTCGGAATAGAAAATGTAAATTTGCTTCCTTTTTTTTCTTCAGATTCTACTGAAATTTTTCCGTTATATGCTTTTATAATACTATAAACTAAAGGTAGACCTAAGCCTGTTCCAGATTCATTTTTAGTTCCAAGTCGAGTAGATTTGATTTCTGTTAAAAATAAATTCGGGATCATATCTTTAGGCATTCCGATCCCGGTATCTTCCACAAAAAATTCCGGATCATTCTTCTCATTAGAAAATCCTATACTGATCGTATCATCTTCTCTGCAGAATTTTATAGAATTAGAAATTAGATTAATAAATATTTCGGAGAATAAGGTCCTATCTACATTCAACTTCACATCATCCGGGATCCTATTTATGATCTGGATCTTCTTTGCTTCTGCTTGAGGAAGAAGTTTTGCTAGTACTCCTTCGACCTCCGGATATACATAGATCAAACTATTGTCTAAAGGAAATGAGCCTGATTTGAGTCTGTTCAGATCCAAGAGAGTCGCAATCATCTCTAAGGATTGAGAAGAAGTATATTCCGCCCTATCCACCCATTCTAATAAGGATGTATCGTCTAATTGTTCGTAATCATTTCGGATCAAATGTAGGATTCCGATTACTGTTGTAATAGGTGATCTTAAGTCATGAGTCACTAAAGATAAGAATGTATCCTTGAGTGAATTCGCTTCTTCTGCGGTATGTTTTGCTTCTGCTAATTGTCTGGTTCTTTCTATTACTTTTTGTTCCAAAGATTTTTGCAGCTCCTCTAATCTCACGAACGCATTGGAAAATCTAATGGATAACATTACCGTCTGGGAAAATAAGAATGCGAGAAGTCCCCAGCTTGCTAAATACTCCGCCTTTATTATTAAACTTTGGTTTAAAATATCATTTAATGTGGTTATGAAAAGTATAAGAGATCCAACTGCGAATAGAATGGCTCCTTCTCTCCTTCTGAAAATACAAAGAGCAATCATTATAAAAAAGTAAACAGTGCTTATTCCCACGAAAGCTTGGAATATTCGAATATAATTCATATACTCCGCAGAAGGAAGTGCTAAAACCAAAACGAAGAATACGAAGCTAACTCCTATAAATAGATTATTGAAATAATTATGGAATTTTTCGTCTGGAAATACTGCTTTTAAAAAAACAGAAAATAGGGGAAGAGCTAGAACAAATGTTAAAATGTCCAGTTTATGGATGTACACCCAAAAAGAGTCCGGCGTGACTTCGTATATAAATACTGATCCTGTGAAAAATCCTCTAACGCTTAGATCAATGCAGAATAATCCGAACCAAAGTGCCGATTTATCCACTCTTCTCATTAGAAATAGTATCAAATGATAAAGACCCATGAAGAATGTTGCGCCAAAAACCACCCAGCCAAGAGCGATCTGTCTTTTTTTCTCTTCGAATACTGATAATGTATTTCCTAACTTAATGGATTTGCGGAGCCCACCGGTTATATGATAAAAATTTGATATTTGTAATGTGAGTTTTAATTCTTTCGATTCCTCATCTATTAAGACAATTGGATGTTTATAGGAAGGGAGCATTTCTGCTCTTGAATTTCCGATCTTTCCATTTTCGATCAGAAGTTTTCCGTTCAGAAAAAGTTTGTATGCTGTAGAAACATCTCCAATTTGAAAAGATAGATCTTTTACTGGTTTGTCTAAGAGAACTGTAAGTTTGTAAGTTCCGAGACCTTCGCCACCATGGCTTTTACCATTTTTTGTAAATAAATTCCAAGCACCTGGGACAGAAATGAATCCATCTTTTACAAAAGTTTCTGGAGCTATCACTCCATCTGCAAATTCCCAATTACCATCTAAGGCAACTGTAGAGAAACGATCTCTATCCCAATTCCTCAAATCTAAAATTCCATCTTTTGCTTGAGGAGAGTAGATCTCGGTTTTCCCCGAACATCCAAGAAAAACCAAGAGAACTAGTAAATGAAAGATAGATGATCTCATTCTAATCTCTGGTTTCCAGTTTATTCCTCGCCTAAACCCTGTATAGAAAATTGCAGAATGATATTTTTAAAAAAAGACTGAAAACCCTAAAAAGAATCCTCTTAAAATCTCATAGTTCCCTGATCTAGAACCATTACTAATAGAGCTAGAAGAAGGTGAGGAAATATTATAGCTCAGATTCAATTGGTCAAAATGCAAATAACTGAAATAAGAATAAATTTGGTTATATCCCAAATGAAATCTCATATTCTCATTAAATTTATATTGGAGAGAAATTTCTGACTCATAACCTCTAAAAATTCCTCGGGTCCCAGCACTTCCATTTGTAAAAACTAATGTATCTGGAGAGATCATTGGAGTTCTAAAAAATCTGGTTCCTTCCGTATAAAACACATCTAAACTTAGATTCGCAGAAAAATTTTCCATAAATTGATAAGAAGATTGGATGGAAACCTGAGGCCCGTAGGTATAAAAATATTCCTGGAAGGCGCCGTCTAAGATGTATTTGCCGTAGGTGTACTTATTGATATTACGAAGCCCTCCGCCCAAATATAAATTCCAATTTTGAGTTGGAGAAATGAT
Proteins encoded in this window:
- a CDS encoding SpoIIE family protein phosphatase; amino-acid sequence: MDQFYFNFYFFGSLLACLFSIYVTFFFLSIKDGSKAAFHLGLSTLAMTIFHLAYIIAFISFDQWTIIHRWLAIPSPMMGFTQCFIFFFYFPNPRNVKFGLTVYSILYAGLAIVEATFIAVTLQSDHRFNIGSNYWDFESHKFYKIFSIIILIYNFSFLASATWRAIVEKGKERRWIIYIAIAYSTITIIPGILNVMSRDGSVSRKVFQHTTDIALVAGLFLVLIIYANATKERTTILSKIVAVTMATFLLAFQLVGYAILNGYDTSFDTLKVQASELAAFQGKKPEGFAYLLSFDTESKEFIMEKGEKDSRFDSEDRLEIKFFNVTRKLTNLGTLNAKERWERSKMILADSPKEFYAYSEGIKNFYESKGDAKVSDAELIDFFRFLNKRLNIIKNKFSNLPSKNDPTALAKLLNSEEIGLKSVLEQVRKKVEKDISSGKSELEVRSSFILPLTSLREVGERMYRGAKFNKADEKTPEFYLAYLVIHPQNEKIYEVGFTYRSFREYLHSPSLVLVICLLVMVVTISFGFRFFFHNAIVKPMEDVVVGLTEVNSGNLEYRLVPRVEDEIGFIARSFNRMARSIQAARKRLEQYANELEEKVKDRTKELEQTLNEVQELKQQQDADYFLTSLLIKPLGSNKANQENVKVEFLLKQKKRFTFRKHEDEIGGDLNISNHIDLQGRSYTVFLNGDAMGKSMQGAGGALVLGSVFESIVERTRVVDTIKKQSPERWLKNAFIELHKVFESFDGSMLVSSVIGLVDDELGILYYINAEHPWTVLYRDGIASFIENEFMFRKLGTTGVEGTIFIKTFQLEPGDCIFVGSDGRDDIILGMDSDGDRIINDDEKLFLNSVEKGRGDLQEIYNVILNIGKLSDDLSLIRLSFAGNGRHTIQHDEKRQRIKELLRSAKETFLNKDTQEALSYLEEAESLDSRVPEVKKNFIKLFLKLKDYQKAARYAEDYFKMNPIDSEILYVASFAARKAGQIRKALDFSERLRLREPSHIKNLTNLAEIYIAVKNFDRADSILNEAIRLDPSNESVLKVGELLKKYLDRLSNGNGQSKEP
- a CDS encoding ABC transporter permease translates to MNLNAIKAIYFFEMARTRRTLMQSIASPVLSTSLYFIVFGSAIGSRIQEVNGVSYGSFIVPGLVMLSLLTESISNASFGIYFPKFTGTIYEILSAPVSSMEAVIGFVGAAATKSLILGSIMLATASLFVEIKIAHPFLMVFFLILTCVSFSLFGFIIGIWADNFEKLQVIPMLVITPLVFLGGSFYSANMLPPFWQTVTLFNPILYLVSGFRWSFYEIGDVSLEISLTMISLFLISCLCVVAWMFKTGYHIKK
- a CDS encoding ABC transporter ATP-binding protein; its protein translation is MNSNSPIVSIQNLSKSYSNGFQALKNINLDIEKGEIIALLGPNGAGKTTLISIICGIVNPTSGSVSVGGYDIIKDYRKTRSMIGLVPQELTVHAFESVLTTTNFSRGLFGKSPNKDYIDELLKSLSLLEKKDQMIMTLSGGMKRRVLIAKALSHEPMVLFLDEPTAGVDVELRKDMWNVVRALRDKGVTIILTTHYIEEAEEIADRVGIMNKGELVLVEKKTELMHKLGKKQILLDLVSPLQSIPNNFNGYELELKNEGKQLLYTYDGQEKQTGIASFLEQLKKSGIEFRDLNTTQSSLEEIFVQLVKESK
- a CDS encoding DUF2834 domain-containing protein, producing MNLSTFRNILIILGSVFTAGFLYLVLPPLSQNFDVIGAFLGGFVNPFSSAYALDIIFTWLVLAAWIVYEAKTKGVKNGWIALLLGVVPGVAVGAAYYIYLREKQGRN
- a CDS encoding RecQ family ATP-dependent DNA helicase produces the protein MSDLQELKKIFGVSEFRSSQEKIIRDVLEGKNCLVIMPTGMGKSLCYQLPALALEELTVVISPLIALMQDQVDKLKSLGIDAEFVNSSISKEERNLRYENLKNGKYKILYVSPERFRKFHFLEIFKTRKVSLLVVDEAHCISQWGHDFRPDYTKISEFRKILKNPRIIALTATATKEIQKDIIKQIGLSESDIQVYNEGISRPNLYLEVRTFVDSSSKAKELISYLKNLKGNTIVYFNLIKNIEKFSELLDVEKIRYRMYHGLLSPDKRRKIQSDFLNSKDTLLLATNAFGMGVDKANIRTIIHAELPSSLESYYQEIGRAGRDGNPSDCLLFYNQDDLTVLMDFIEWQNPDENFMIRVHRVLKSVGEKLSSLEYEELQAMVVHKNRGDHRLQTVLNLFERHGVTSGDLERKSLVLRGELPDVLTDPKVLEERKKASLNRLYQMLMYLKSEKCRREFLYEYFGASFHTCENCDICSKN
- a CDS encoding sensor histidine kinase encodes the protein MRSSIFHLLVLLVFLGCSGKTEIYSPQAKDGILDLRNWDRDRFSTVALDGNWEFADGVIAPETFVKDGFISVPGAWNLFTKNGKSHGGEGLGTYKLTVLLDKPVKDLSFQIGDVSTAYKLFLNGKLLIENGKIGNSRAEMLPSYKHPIVLIDEESKELKLTLQISNFYHITGGLRKSIKLGNTLSVFEEKKRQIALGWVVFGATFFMGLYHLILFLMRRVDKSALWFGLFCIDLSVRGFFTGSVFIYEVTPDSFWVYIHKLDILTFVLALPLFSVFLKAVFPDEKFHNYFNNLFIGVSFVFFVLVLALPSAEYMNYIRIFQAFVGISTVYFFIMIALCIFRRREGAILFAVGSLILFITTLNDILNQSLIIKAEYLASWGLLAFLFSQTVMLSIRFSNAFVRLEELQKSLEQKVIERTRQLAEAKHTAEEANSLKDTFLSLVTHDLRSPITTVIGILHLIRNDYEQLDDTSLLEWVDRAEYTSSQSLEMIATLLDLNRLKSGSFPLDNSLIYVYPEVEGVLAKLLPQAEAKKIQIINRIPDDVKLNVDRTLFSEIFINLISNSIKFCREDDTISIGFSNEKNDPEFFVEDTGIGMPKDMIPNLFLTEIKSTRLGTKNESGTGLGLPLVYSIIKAYNGKISVESEEKKGSKFTFSIPRV
- a CDS encoding LA_2444/LA_4059 family outer membrane protein, giving the protein MDLSQKYIIFILLNLFLISSLQASEEIPKNGIVDKKKQKFELLLKRQTYSFIPYNFTSYSEKTDPNVSIETNHLQQNQKVLVPAVFSYENYEKNYRAEISYYEIELVNPNSNVIRSNSGALSAERFYYSPLARSEFEANFYKIISPTQNWNLYLGGGLRNINKYTYGKYILDGAFQEYFYTYGPQVSIQSSYQFMENFSANLSLDVFYTEGTRFFRTPMISPDTLVFTNGSAGTRGIFRGYESEISLQYKFNENMRFHLGYNQIYSYFSYLHFDQLNLSYNISSPSSSSISNGSRSGNYEILRGFFLGFSVFF